A window of the Candidatus Tectomicrobia bacterium genome harbors these coding sequences:
- a CDS encoding PAS domain S-box protein → MSCPCETLSPPPRSKSSHSLLQEIVDLATILLGARYGALGLLNARRTAFIRFIAAGGGGEEEIMAAIPEGWELLEDLIRDPRPLRVRVPESETEEPVLAFLGVPLVSGRKVWGNFYFAEKEEGEFRPTDTRLAECFGRLAIDLLEGSKTSEETRLCLTRYRSVLDPEGGAMSITDPAREIIFWNEGARRLFGYAEKEALGRVFLDLLGVPEERRRWMRGLEPEALRVLLKGGVAQRDCLRLHKSGRKIPIRMTLTPVCHTVAGIVAITLIGRYKRI, encoded by the coding sequence ATGTCCTGCCCGTGCGAAACGCTCTCCCCGCCCCCGAGATCCAAAAGCAGCCATTCGCTCCTTCAGGAGATCGTCGACCTCGCCACCATCCTGCTCGGCGCCCGCTACGGCGCTCTCGGCTTGCTGAACGCCAGGCGCACGGCCTTCATCCGCTTCATCGCCGCCGGGGGCGGCGGCGAGGAGGAAATCATGGCCGCGATCCCGGAGGGATGGGAGCTGCTGGAGGACCTCATCCGCGACCCGCGGCCCCTGCGCGTCCGCGTGCCGGAGTCCGAGACGGAGGAACCGGTGCTGGCCTTCCTGGGCGTGCCGCTCGTCTCCGGCCGGAAGGTGTGGGGCAACTTCTATTTCGCGGAGAAAGAAGAGGGGGAGTTCCGCCCGACGGACACGCGCCTGGCCGAGTGCTTCGGCCGGCTCGCGATCGACCTCCTCGAAGGCTCGAAGACGAGCGAGGAGACGCGCCTGTGCCTCACCCGCTACCGGAGCGTGCTGGACCCCGAGGGCGGCGCCATGAGCATCACCGACCCGGCGCGGGAGATCATCTTCTGGAACGAGGGGGCGCGCCGCCTCTTCGGCTACGCCGAAAAGGAGGCCCTCGGGCGCGTCTTCCTGGACCTCCTCGGCGTGCCCGAGGAGCGCAGGCGCTGGATGCGGGGCCTCGAGCCCGAGGCCCTGCGCGTGCTGCTGAAGGGCGGCGTGGCCCAGCGGGACTGCCTGCGCCTCCACAAGAGCGGGCGGAAAATACCGATCCGCATGACCCTCACCCCCGTCTGCCACACGGTGGCGGGCATCGTCGCCATCACCCTCATCGGCCGCTACAAGCGGATCTGA
- a CDS encoding nucleotidyltransferase domain-containing protein, with protein MAEDSILAQDPKLAEAVRRLAEAYRPERIYLFGSKARGEEGPDSDYDLLLVVPDDAPPERRESRLAYTALRGTGTAADVLVCTRKWFDERRHLKASLPGTILREGRLLHAA; from the coding sequence ATGGCCGAAGACAGCATCCTGGCCCAGGACCCGAAGCTGGCCGAGGCCGTCCGCCGCCTCGCCGAGGCCTACCGGCCCGAGCGCATCTACCTCTTCGGCTCCAAGGCCCGGGGGGAGGAGGGGCCCGACAGCGACTACGACCTCCTCCTCGTCGTGCCCGACGACGCCCCGCCCGAGCGGCGGGAGAGCCGCCTGGCCTACACCGCCCTGCGCGGCACGGGCACCGCGGCGGACGTGCTCGTCTGCACCCGGAAATGGTTCGACGAGAGGCGCCATCTGAAGGCGTCCCTGCCGGGCACCATCCTGCGCGAGGGGCGGCTGCTCCATGCCGCCTGA
- a CDS encoding PAS domain-containing protein — MSALRSKHPSYDRDLLQEIVNLSTRLLGARSGALGLLNERRDAFECFIAAGSGREESSAVGPLPRGWGLMDALIDDPRPIRLVAPRERGADGKRAPARSFLGVPLLSGKKHWGNFYFADKEGEPEFRPTDERLAECLARIAADYLQGALPRGEASRYIGLLEGALEEAGAVCITDPSREIIFWNRGARRLFGFTERETLGRPFVHLLVPPEERQKRRRGFDPSVQRTLLNGMTAQADCIRLHKDGRRLPIRMTVSPILHRVAGIVAITCVGRYERL; from the coding sequence TTGTCCGCACTGCGAAGCAAGCACCCCTCTTACGACCGCGATCTTCTCCAGGAGATCGTCAACCTGTCGACCCGCCTCCTCGGCGCCCGCTCCGGCGCCCTGGGCCTGCTGAACGAGCGGCGGGACGCCTTCGAGTGTTTCATCGCGGCCGGGAGCGGGCGGGAGGAATCCTCCGCCGTCGGCCCCCTCCCCCGGGGCTGGGGGCTGATGGACGCCCTCATCGATGACCCCCGCCCCATCCGGCTGGTCGCGCCGCGCGAGAGGGGCGCCGACGGCAAGAGAGCCCCCGCCCGCTCCTTCCTCGGGGTGCCGCTCCTCTCGGGGAAAAAGCACTGGGGAAACTTCTACTTCGCCGACAAGGAAGGAGAGCCGGAGTTCCGCCCCACGGACGAGCGCCTCGCCGAATGCCTCGCCCGGATCGCCGCGGATTACCTGCAAGGCGCCCTGCCGAGGGGAGAGGCCTCCCGCTACATCGGCCTCCTGGAGGGCGCGCTGGAGGAGGCCGGCGCCGTCTGCATCACGGATCCCTCCCGCGAGATCATCTTCTGGAACCGCGGGGCCCGGCGCCTCTTCGGCTTCACCGAGCGGGAGACCCTCGGCCGCCCGTTCGTCCACCTGCTGGTGCCTCCCGAGGAGAGGCAGAAGCGGCGGCGGGGCTTCGATCCCAGCGTCCAGCGGACGCTCTTGAACGGCATGACCGCCCAGGCCGACTGCATCCGCCTTCACAAGGACGGGCGGCGGCTTCCCATCCGTATGACCGTCTCCCCCATCCTCCACCGCGTGGCGGGCATCGTCGCCATCACCTGCGTCGGCCGGTACGAGCGCCTCTGA
- a CDS encoding cupin domain-containing protein produces the protein MVQHYFSPKEMEKNLAGRGYSSAEGAWVTGQKIIFGEIHMPAGTHADAHSHPNEQFGYCVRGSSRMNIEGEEWVVSPGDIAYRPPNAVHSSTIGPEEYVFIVAKDTSHGIQGKKVSEAPPAGRAKKAKYFYRTAEMREGMAGESYSSARGAWVTGERIIFGKIMMPKGTGAEPHTHPNEQFVYVMQGRCRMDVEGDARECGPGDIIHIPADAVHSAKILGGEDYVFITAKDTAWGIEGKRVG, from the coding sequence ATGGTTCAGCACTACTTCAGCCCCAAGGAGATGGAGAAGAACCTGGCCGGGCGGGGCTACTCCTCGGCCGAGGGGGCCTGGGTGACGGGCCAGAAGATCATCTTCGGCGAGATCCACATGCCGGCCGGCACGCACGCCGACGCGCACAGCCACCCGAACGAGCAGTTCGGCTACTGCGTGCGCGGCTCGAGCCGGATGAACATCGAGGGGGAGGAGTGGGTGGTGAGCCCGGGCGACATCGCCTACCGGCCGCCCAACGCGGTCCACTCCTCCACCATCGGGCCGGAGGAGTACGTCTTCATCGTGGCGAAGGACACCTCGCACGGCATCCAGGGCAAGAAGGTGTCGGAGGCGCCCCCGGCCGGGCGGGCGAAGAAGGCCAAGTACTTCTACCGCACCGCCGAGATGCGGGAGGGGATGGCCGGGGAGTCCTACTCCTCGGCGCGGGGGGCCTGGGTGACGGGGGAGCGCATCATCTTCGGCAAGATCATGATGCCCAAGGGCACGGGGGCGGAGCCCCACACCCACCCGAACGAGCAGTTCGTCTACGTGATGCAGGGCCGCTGCCGGATGGACGTGGAGGGGGACGCGCGCGAGTGCGGGCCGGGGGACATCATCCACATCCCGGCGGACGCGGTGCACTCGGCCAAAATCCTCGGGGGCGAGGACTACGTCTTCATCACGGCCAAGGACACGGCCTGGGGCATCGAGGGGAAGCGGGTGGGGTAG
- a CDS encoding flavin reductase family protein — MNYIKLDAAGMDRRQVYRLMVGSIVPRPIAWVSSISREGVPNLAPFSFFTCVSHYPPMVSISVGARDGGYKHTTRNILETRGYVVHAVSNGLEEQMNVCSGDFPPEVSEFDEAGLTPIPADLVPAPRIAEAPLAMECTLHTMLSLGEPEHVTHLVIGEILRWHVREDLVEQGKYIDPVRLQPVGRLAGNNYCRTQDVFFMQRPDRKPGQLAPK, encoded by the coding sequence ATGAACTACATCAAGCTCGACGCGGCCGGAATGGACAGGCGCCAGGTGTACCGCCTCATGGTCGGTTCCATCGTCCCCCGGCCCATCGCCTGGGTGAGCTCCATCAGCAGGGAGGGCGTCCCCAACCTCGCCCCCTTCAGCTTCTTCACCTGCGTCTCCCATTATCCGCCCATGGTTTCCATCTCGGTGGGGGCGCGGGACGGGGGCTACAAGCACACCACCCGCAACATCCTCGAGACCCGGGGCTACGTCGTCCACGCCGTCAGCAACGGCCTGGAGGAGCAAATGAACGTCTGCTCCGGCGACTTCCCGCCCGAGGTCAGCGAGTTCGACGAGGCGGGGCTCACCCCCATCCCCGCCGACCTCGTGCCCGCCCCCCGCATCGCCGAGGCCCCCCTCGCCATGGAGTGCACGCTCCATACCATGCTCTCCCTGGGGGAGCCCGAGCACGTCACCCACCTCGTCATCGGGGAGATCCTGCGCTGGCACGTGAGGGAGGACCTGGTGGAGCAGGGGAAGTACATCGATCCGGTCAGGCTCCAGCCCGTGGGGCGGCTGGCCGGGAACAACTACTGCCGCACCCAGGACGTCTTCTTCATGCAGCGGCCCGACCGCAAGCCCGGGCAGCTGGCGCCGAAATAG
- a CDS encoding alcohol dehydrogenase catalytic domain-containing protein — protein MPAIPKTMRAAVTHGAGDVKIEEIPVPAYEPDQVLVKVAACGVCGTDLHILDGHMAPMWPPYYPFIQGHEWCGTVAAVGSACKTDLKPGDRVIMEPTIGCGRCQNCRQGSYHLCLETGRKGGGYKLLGHTADGAFSEYGAAPPIQLHKMPDAMTWEQAVITNQVVIALHALDRGRLEPADRVAVLGPGLLGLSVLQLARACGASRTYVTGRGYRLALARELGADVVIDITKEDPVKIVMADTGGRGVDLAIECAGPPESMRQAVALARRGGRVVLEGINGGKEVPFPTDRIVLDEITLIGSRGSPNCYPRAIRLIMDGHVDAKKMLTHTFPLADFHEAVRMFKAREDGVMRVMITP, from the coding sequence ATGCCCGCCATCCCCAAGACCATGCGCGCCGCGGTCACCCACGGCGCCGGCGACGTGAAGATCGAGGAAATCCCCGTCCCCGCCTACGAACCCGATCAGGTGCTCGTGAAGGTGGCCGCCTGCGGGGTCTGCGGCACCGACCTCCACATCCTGGACGGCCACATGGCCCCCATGTGGCCCCCCTACTACCCCTTCATCCAGGGCCACGAGTGGTGCGGCACCGTCGCCGCCGTGGGGAGCGCCTGCAAGACGGATCTCAAGCCCGGCGACCGCGTCATCATGGAGCCCACCATCGGCTGCGGCCGCTGCCAGAACTGCCGCCAGGGCAGCTACCACCTCTGCCTCGAGACCGGGAGGAAGGGGGGCGGCTACAAGCTCCTCGGCCACACCGCGGACGGCGCCTTCAGCGAGTACGGCGCCGCGCCCCCCATCCAGCTCCACAAGATGCCGGACGCGATGACCTGGGAGCAGGCCGTCATCACCAACCAGGTGGTCATCGCGCTGCACGCCCTCGACCGGGGGCGGCTCGAGCCCGCCGACCGGGTGGCCGTCCTGGGCCCGGGGCTCCTGGGCCTCTCCGTCCTCCAGCTCGCCCGGGCCTGCGGGGCGTCGCGCACCTACGTCACCGGCCGGGGCTACCGCCTGGCGCTGGCCCGGGAGCTGGGCGCGGACGTGGTGATCGACATCACGAAGGAGGACCCCGTGAAGATCGTCATGGCCGACACCGGAGGCCGGGGGGTGGACCTCGCCATCGAGTGCGCGGGGCCGCCCGAGTCCATGCGCCAGGCCGTCGCCTTGGCCCGGCGCGGGGGCCGGGTGGTGCTCGAGGGCATCAACGGGGGCAAGGAGGTGCCCTTCCCGACCGACCGCATCGTGCTCGACGAGATCACCCTCATCGGCAGCCGGGGATCGCCGAACTGCTACCCGCGCGCCATCCGGCTCATCATGGACGGCCACGTGGACGCCAAGAAGATGCTCACCCACACCTTCCCCCTCGCCGACTTCCACGAGGCCGTCCGCATGTTCAAGGCCCGCGAGGACGGCGTGATGCGGGTCATGATCACGCCGTAG
- a CDS encoding alpha/beta fold hydrolase, translated as MPRVKANGISFNYVVKGNGPPLVLSHGFQNCGGFAFKPVIGRLAERFTVYAWDKRGHGDSDKPGGPYSIQMFSDDLLAFIDALKLDRIDLLGHSMGGRTATLFGIGHSDRLKRLMLLSSSCGAPKGAYREHFRALHDLALAKGMEAVFEHPEFRGLIPAAMITGENEKEYRKSFLRNTPQTYSDTGAALFNMPDLSGRLHKISAPTWVGYGENDPGPMAYAEAYRKNIPDCTLCILKGSGHFPVWDNTEGLLREVFGFLDSHPAG; from the coding sequence GTGCCGAGGGTGAAGGCGAACGGGATCAGCTTCAACTACGTGGTGAAGGGGAACGGGCCGCCGCTGGTGCTCTCCCACGGCTTCCAGAACTGCGGGGGGTTCGCCTTCAAGCCGGTCATAGGCCGGCTGGCGGAGAGGTTCACGGTCTACGCCTGGGACAAGCGCGGGCACGGGGACTCGGACAAGCCGGGGGGCCCCTACTCCATCCAGATGTTCTCGGACGACCTGCTGGCCTTCATCGACGCCTTGAAGCTCGACCGGATCGACCTCCTGGGTCACAGCATGGGGGGCCGGACGGCCACCCTCTTCGGCATCGGCCACAGCGACCGCCTGAAGCGGCTGATGCTCCTCTCCTCCTCGTGCGGGGCGCCGAAGGGGGCCTACCGGGAGCACTTCCGGGCGCTCCACGACCTGGCGCTGGCGAAGGGGATGGAGGCGGTGTTCGAGCACCCGGAGTTCCGCGGCCTCATCCCGGCGGCGATGATCACCGGGGAGAACGAGAAGGAGTACCGGAAGAGCTTCCTCCGCAACACGCCCCAGACCTACTCCGACACGGGAGCGGCCCTCTTCAACATGCCCGACCTGAGCGGGAGGCTCCACAAGATCTCGGCGCCGACCTGGGTGGGCTACGGGGAGAACGACCCCGGCCCCATGGCCTACGCCGAGGCCTACCGGAAGAACATCCCCGACTGCACCCTCTGCATCCTCAAGGGCTCGGGGCACTTCCCGGTGTGGGACAACACGGAGGGGCTGCTGCGGGAGGTGTTCGGGTTCCTGGACAGCCATCCGGCGGGATAG
- a CDS encoding GAF domain-containing protein → MLRPRSLLDLLQQALDLGIRLLSARFASLALLDEPGTAFEHFLAAGTDGALPSPPPDPRGRGILSLLIRDPRPLRLNDAAEDPASLGLPGRLPPVGSFLGMPITSRGKVRGTLCFAEKKAGPGFRLADERVAESLSRLAADILEDVAPRTEILRSLELFRGVLEPGASVITTPAPVREVLYWNKGAEELFGFTAEEALGRRLPDLNVPMEGREYWRKHIQPGLMLRLQEGRDAPFEAFRLHKSGERIRVRVVMSPIRHEVAGIMAVTRVYKYRRARPEDIQNPVPGSDLF, encoded by the coding sequence ATGCTCAGACCGCGCTCTCTCCTGGACCTCCTGCAGCAGGCGCTGGACCTCGGCATCCGCCTGCTGAGCGCCCGCTTCGCGTCCCTGGCGCTGCTGGACGAGCCGGGAACGGCCTTCGAGCACTTCCTCGCCGCGGGGACGGACGGCGCCCTCCCCTCCCCGCCCCCCGATCCCCGGGGCCGGGGCATCCTGAGCCTCCTCATCCGCGATCCGAGACCGCTGCGGCTCAATGACGCCGCCGAGGACCCCGCCTCGCTGGGATTGCCCGGCCGCCTGCCGCCGGTGGGCTCCTTCCTCGGGATGCCCATCACCTCCCGCGGCAAGGTGCGCGGGACCCTCTGCTTCGCCGAGAAGAAGGCCGGGCCGGGCTTCCGGCTGGCGGACGAGCGCGTGGCCGAGAGCCTCTCGCGCCTGGCCGCGGACATCCTGGAGGACGTGGCGCCCCGGACCGAGATCCTGCGCTCGCTCGAGCTCTTCCGGGGGGTCCTCGAGCCCGGGGCTTCCGTCATCACCACTCCGGCCCCCGTCCGGGAGGTCCTCTACTGGAACAAGGGAGCGGAGGAGCTTTTCGGCTTCACGGCGGAAGAGGCCCTGGGCCGGCGCCTCCCGGACCTCAACGTGCCCATGGAAGGGCGCGAATACTGGCGAAAGCACATCCAGCCGGGCCTTATGCTCCGGCTGCAGGAGGGCAGGGACGCCCCCTTCGAGGCCTTCCGCCTCCACAAGAGCGGCGAGCGCATCCGGGTGCGGGTGGTGATGTCCCCCATCCGCCACGAGGTGGCCGGGATCATGGCCGTCACCCGGGTCTACAAGTACCGCCGGGCCCGGCCGGAGGATATCCAGAACCCCGTCCCGGGGTCGGACCTCTTCTGA
- a CDS encoding PAS domain S-box protein produces the protein MRHTGTERQQITNEELLQQIIDLGRRLVGARYGALGLLRRDGRGFSRFITSGMKETAAGAVYPIPDGRGLAGVLIRDPRPLRAAATETLETTGMTESHPRLNSFLGVPLVCRGKVCGNLYFTEKIGWPEFPPTDIRLLQSFARWASEAAMGISAPEEIQKCLALFRSALDERTAAVTIVDPRREFILWNRKARALFGYTEREVLGRRVEEVLIPPEEAGEWKRNFLRRVAQDLLDGKQVHCEGTRLHKDGRRIHVRMVLSPVIHDAAGVRTATTITKMRPIGSTAFGRPAQG, from the coding sequence ATGCGCCATACGGGAACCGAACGACAGCAGATCACGAACGAGGAGCTCCTCCAGCAGATCATCGACCTGGGCCGAAGGCTGGTCGGCGCGCGCTACGGCGCCCTCGGCCTCCTGCGCCGCGACGGGCGCGGGTTCTCCCGGTTCATCACCTCCGGCATGAAAGAAACGGCCGCCGGGGCGGTCTACCCTATCCCGGACGGGCGCGGCCTCGCGGGCGTCCTCATCCGCGACCCCAGGCCCCTGCGGGCGGCGGCCACCGAAACCCTCGAAACCACCGGGATGACCGAGAGCCACCCCCGCCTCAACTCCTTCCTCGGCGTGCCGCTCGTCTGCCGGGGCAAGGTGTGCGGCAACCTCTACTTCACCGAAAAGATCGGCTGGCCGGAGTTCCCGCCCACGGACATCCGCCTGCTCCAGAGCTTCGCCCGCTGGGCCTCCGAGGCGGCGATGGGCATCTCGGCCCCCGAGGAGATCCAGAAGTGCCTGGCCCTCTTCCGCAGCGCCCTGGACGAGCGCACGGCCGCGGTGACCATCGTGGACCCGAGGCGGGAGTTCATCCTGTGGAACCGCAAGGCGCGGGCCCTCTTCGGCTACACCGAGAGGGAGGTCCTCGGCCGGCGGGTCGAGGAGGTCCTCATCCCCCCGGAGGAGGCCGGGGAATGGAAGCGGAACTTCCTCCGGCGCGTCGCGCAGGACCTCCTGGACGGAAAGCAGGTCCACTGCGAGGGGACGCGCCTGCACAAGGACGGCCGGCGCATCCACGTCCGGATGGTCCTCTCCCCCGTCATTCACGACGCCGCCGGGGTCCGGACCGCCACGACCATCACGAAAATGAGGCCGATCGGCTCCACGGCGTTCGGCCGCCCGGCACAGGGGTGA
- a CDS encoding peroxiredoxin, with translation MARSDDIMHVPPGLPIPVDDGACRHVPGMSLPSLYLPTTGGRAVNLAEMPGRTVVYVYPRTGHPDREPPTGWDEIPGARGCTPQSCAFRDHYQELRELNAALFGLSTQDTLYQREAARRLRLPFELLSDKMLAFQRALRLPTFEIEGMILLKRATLIAREGWIEKVFYPVFPPDRNAEDVISWLKPNP, from the coding sequence ATGGCCCGCAGCGACGACATCATGCACGTTCCCCCCGGCCTCCCCATCCCCGTGGACGACGGCGCCTGCCGGCACGTACCGGGAATGTCCCTCCCTTCCCTCTATCTCCCCACGACCGGGGGCCGCGCCGTGAACCTCGCCGAGATGCCCGGCCGCACCGTCGTCTACGTCTATCCGCGCACCGGGCACCCGGACCGCGAGCCCCCCACGGGCTGGGACGAGATCCCCGGCGCGCGCGGCTGCACCCCCCAGTCGTGCGCCTTCCGCGACCATTACCAGGAGCTCAGGGAGCTGAACGCCGCCCTCTTCGGCCTCTCCACCCAGGACACCCTCTACCAGCGCGAGGCCGCCCGGCGCCTCCGCCTCCCCTTCGAGCTGCTGAGCGACAAGATGCTCGCCTTCCAGCGCGCGCTGAGGCTGCCCACCTTCGAGATCGAGGGCATGATCCTCTTGAAGCGCGCCACCCTCATCGCCCGGGAGGGCTGGATCGAGAAGGTCTTCTACCCCGTCTTCCCCCCCGACCGGAACGCCGAGGACGTCATCTCCTGGCTGAAGCCGAACCCGTAG
- a CDS encoding PilZ domain-containing protein, which yields MAAEPEDKRRHPRRQLPVYVEAPAWEHAPIEGRDISAGGIFLTVRGLPAPPQPDARIELSFQVAGEAFHKCSARIAWVQPTRGGTWGIGLEIAIPEGDRHRLARKLEEHAAGPRPLWHA from the coding sequence ATGGCCGCCGAGCCGGAAGACAAGCGCAGGCACCCCCGCCGCCAGCTCCCCGTCTACGTCGAGGCCCCCGCCTGGGAGCACGCCCCCATCGAGGGCAGGGACATCTCGGCCGGGGGTATCTTCCTCACCGTCCGGGGCCTCCCCGCCCCGCCCCAGCCCGACGCCCGCATCGAGCTCAGCTTCCAGGTCGCCGGCGAGGCCTTTCACAAGTGCTCCGCCCGCATCGCCTGGGTCCAGCCCACCCGGGGCGGCACCTGGGGCATCGGCCTCGAGATCGCCATCCCCGAGGGCGACCGCCACCGCCTCGCCCGCAAGCTCGAGGAGCACGCCGCCGGCCCCCGGCCCCTCTGGCACGCCTGA
- a CDS encoding GAF domain-containing protein, which yields MPETKLLEEIVELGARLVGARYGALGVLNPRGDGLERFITAGIDEESRTRIGSLPTGKGILGALIRDPRPLRLANLHADARSVGFPGNHPPMNSFLGVPLFFQSHGGVYGNFYFTEKEGAPEFSAADERLAENFARLAVQAIENPMSVEEGLRRDLDAFRTALTETGAVIITNPAREIILWNAGAEEMFGIPREDALGRRIEELLVPPEEQVEWRRRYVHDHTRDLRAGRTVRYETTRFHKDGHRLAVTVTLSPIRHGSAGIMAVTGVYKIARVVHDNGAPLKNSPQAM from the coding sequence CTGGAGGAAATTGTCGAGCTGGGCGCCCGGCTCGTGGGCGCCCGCTACGGCGCCCTGGGGGTGCTGAACCCGCGCGGGGACGGCCTGGAGCGCTTCATCACGGCGGGGATAGACGAGGAATCCCGAACCCGAATCGGCAGTCTCCCGACGGGCAAGGGCATCCTGGGGGCCCTCATCCGGGACCCCCGGCCCCTGCGCCTGGCCAACCTGCACGCCGACGCCCGCTCCGTGGGCTTTCCCGGCAACCACCCCCCGATGAACTCCTTCCTCGGGGTGCCCCTCTTCTTCCAGTCGCACGGGGGGGTGTACGGGAACTTCTACTTCACCGAGAAGGAGGGCGCCCCCGAGTTCAGCGCGGCCGACGAGCGCCTGGCGGAGAACTTCGCCCGCCTCGCCGTCCAGGCCATCGAGAACCCCATGTCCGTGGAAGAAGGCCTCCGGCGGGACCTGGACGCCTTCCGGACCGCGCTGACCGAAACCGGGGCCGTCATCATCACGAACCCCGCGCGCGAGATCATCCTGTGGAACGCGGGGGCCGAGGAGATGTTCGGCATCCCCAGGGAGGACGCCCTGGGCCGCCGCATTGAGGAGCTGCTCGTGCCCCCCGAGGAGCAGGTGGAGTGGCGGCGGCGCTACGTGCACGACCACACGCGCGACCTCCGCGCCGGGCGGACGGTGCGCTACGAGACCACCCGCTTCCACAAGGACGGCCACCGGCTCGCCGTCACCGTGACTCTCTCCCCCATCCGGCACGGCTCGGCCGGCATCATGGCGGTCACCGGCGTGTACAAGATCGCCAGGGTGGTCCATGATAACGGCGCGCCCCTGAAGAATTCGCCGCAGGCGATGTAG
- a CDS encoding GAF domain-containing protein: protein MKAPDDGNGKGPEGGPLQDLIQLGTRLLKARYGALALLSGRGEGFDQFITAGIPEETRRAIGALPQGRGLLGVPIRDPRPLRVRNIARDPRSAGLPKNAPPMRSFLGVPIFSNRKVQGGLYFTEKTTAPEFRPADERLAESLARVAVEPRPRMRRSLDILRQAAGGTGAAVITSQAREIIFWSDEARQLYGYTEDEVLGRSFVDIIVPPEERAAWRRVNQPRLTRELQEGKVVKLEAQRLRKDDTRITVIVTVTPIRHDVAGITALTSVHIIQKI, encoded by the coding sequence ATGAAAGCGCCCGACGACGGCAACGGCAAGGGCCCGGAGGGGGGGCCGCTCCAGGATCTCATCCAGCTGGGCACCCGCCTCCTGAAGGCCCGCTACGGCGCCCTGGCCCTGCTGAGCGGGCGGGGGGAGGGTTTCGATCAGTTCATCACGGCCGGCATCCCCGAGGAGACCCGGAGGGCCATCGGCGCCTTGCCCCAGGGCCGGGGGCTGCTCGGAGTCCCCATCCGGGACCCGCGGCCCCTGCGGGTGAGGAACATCGCCCGGGACCCCCGCTCCGCCGGCCTTCCCAAGAACGCCCCTCCGATGCGCTCCTTCCTCGGCGTCCCGATCTTCTCGAACCGCAAGGTGCAGGGCGGCCTCTATTTCACGGAAAAGACGACGGCGCCCGAATTCCGGCCCGCGGACGAGCGCCTGGCCGAGAGCCTCGCGCGCGTGGCCGTCGAACCCCGGCCGAGGATGCGGCGCTCCCTCGACATCCTGCGCCAGGCGGCGGGCGGGACGGGCGCCGCCGTCATCACGAGCCAGGCGCGCGAGATCATCTTCTGGAGCGACGAGGCCCGGCAACTCTACGGCTACACCGAGGACGAAGTCCTGGGCCGGAGCTTCGTGGATATCATCGTGCCCCCGGAGGAGCGGGCCGCGTGGAGACGGGTGAACCAGCCCCGCCTGACGCGGGAGCTGCAGGAGGGCAAGGTCGTCAAGCTGGAGGCCCAGCGGCTCCGCAAGGACGACACCCGGATCACCGTGATCGTGACCGTGACCCCCATCCGCCACGACGTGGCCGGCATCACCGCCCTCACCAGCGTCCACATCATTCAAAAGATATGA